A region from the Triticum aestivum cultivar Chinese Spring chromosome 3D, IWGSC CS RefSeq v2.1, whole genome shotgun sequence genome encodes:
- the LOC123077193 gene encoding uncharacterized protein — MPAEELRHGPVGAFSWLGIAFLTVNSAMAIHRSKGDPSAVGFVAFSYLDLVLLFYFHRRFESAAPGSPARRRLKVAVWVLTTMLTAVLSYKVAAIMPLPVQILVWAMAGAATAGGFYAFFLFREGKDG, encoded by the exons ATGCCGGCCGAGGAGCTGCGCCACGGCCCCGTCGGCGCCTTCTCCTGGCTCGGCATCGCCTTCCTCACCGTCAACTCGGCCATGGCGATCCACAGGTCCAAAGGCGACCCGTCCGCGGTCGGCTTCGTGGCCTTCTCCTACCTCGACCTCGTACTGCTCTTCTACTTCCATAGGAGGTTCGAGAGCGCCGCGCCCGGCTCACCGGCGAGACGGAGGCTCAAGGTGGCCGTCTGGGTCCTCACCACCATGCTCACGGCCGTTCTAAGCTATAAGGTGGCGGCTATCATGCCGCTGCCAGTGCAGATCCTCGTTTGGGCCATGGCCGGCGCCGCCACAGCAGGAGGATTCTACGCCTTCTTCCTGTTCCGGGAAGGCAAG GATGGTTAA